In Capillimicrobium parvum, a genomic segment contains:
- a CDS encoding TolB-like translocation protein: protein MTGAVLIPAAAAPAPVIGTRVTEIVSPPGGAPPAGGPSDDTTYAQDTGVARDDPTGGPRPADHDVTFSQDNRKVRYVAYDSSASNLVAGDANGKRDVIVMKRNAPGTGQITGSLSLGSVSSSGEQGNGDSIKPSLDGLSTLGQDAVAPHCLTFQSQATNLSPADTSSDWDVYLHDLDSGRTTLVSKGRENATDGVVDGYCRRVSFAAGGRVWVYDVAQGTARRVGRGSHPDLQTNGEGVAFDRGGQVYYQPLSEHREKVRRSGGRQLVSNSATNAKRGGNGVSSDPNLDNDGVYVVFESTATDLCLSRCRGISEDRNGATRDVFRRTLRQSPSGGPDEMEMVSYDAGTDTQGDLQSDQVHVSGHGEQAVFRSFAKNLRDLKFDGPPSDGPFMHVYFWNFPRERGAGNLSGESKCCRTGEFHLADGRPAFSWSPAISNRGTFVGFTSREENESGEANGQAVPDAFVRFMGLSDE, encoded by the coding sequence GTGACGGGCGCTGTGCTCATCCCGGCGGCGGCCGCCCCGGCGCCCGTCATCGGCACGCGCGTGACGGAGATCGTCTCGCCGCCCGGCGGCGCTCCGCCGGCCGGCGGCCCGAGCGACGACACGACGTACGCGCAGGACACCGGCGTCGCCCGCGACGACCCGACCGGAGGGCCCCGGCCCGCCGACCACGACGTCACCTTCAGCCAGGACAACCGCAAGGTCCGCTACGTCGCCTACGACTCCTCCGCGAGCAACCTCGTGGCCGGCGACGCGAACGGCAAGCGCGACGTCATCGTGATGAAGCGCAACGCCCCGGGCACCGGCCAGATCACCGGATCGCTGTCGCTGGGCAGCGTCTCGAGCTCCGGCGAGCAGGGCAACGGCGACTCGATCAAGCCGTCGCTGGACGGCCTCAGCACGCTCGGCCAGGACGCGGTCGCGCCGCATTGCCTCACCTTCCAGTCGCAGGCGACCAACCTCTCCCCCGCGGACACGAGCTCCGACTGGGACGTGTACCTGCACGACCTCGACTCCGGCAGGACGACGCTCGTCAGCAAAGGCAGGGAGAACGCCACCGACGGCGTCGTCGACGGCTACTGCCGTCGCGTCTCGTTCGCCGCGGGCGGGCGCGTGTGGGTCTACGACGTCGCCCAGGGCACGGCGCGCCGCGTCGGCCGGGGCAGCCATCCCGACCTGCAGACCAACGGCGAGGGCGTGGCCTTCGACCGCGGCGGCCAGGTGTACTACCAGCCGCTCAGCGAACACCGCGAGAAGGTCAGGCGGAGCGGTGGCCGGCAGCTCGTCAGCAACTCGGCCACGAACGCCAAGCGGGGCGGCAACGGCGTCTCCAGCGATCCGAACCTGGACAACGACGGCGTCTACGTCGTCTTCGAGTCCACCGCCACCGACCTGTGCCTCAGCCGGTGCCGCGGCATCTCCGAGGACCGCAACGGTGCGACGCGCGACGTCTTCCGGCGCACGCTGCGCCAGTCGCCCAGCGGCGGACCGGACGAGATGGAGATGGTCAGCTACGACGCCGGGACCGATACGCAGGGCGACCTGCAGTCAGACCAGGTGCACGTGAGCGGGCACGGCGAGCAGGCGGTGTTCCGGTCGTTCGCCAAGAACCTGCGCGACCTGAAGTTCGACGGCCCACCGTCCGACGGCCCGTTCATGCACGTGTACTTCTGGAACTTCCCGCGCGAGCGCGGCGCGGGCAACCTCTCGGGCGAGAGCAAGTGCTGCCGCACCGGCGAGTTCCACCTCGCCGACGGCCGGCCGGCGTTCAGCTGGAGCCCGGCCATCTCCAACCGCGGCACGTTCGTCGGGTTCACGAGCCGCGAGGAGAACGAGTCCGGCGAAGCGAACGGCCAGGCCGTCCCCGACGCGTTCGTGCGCTTCATGGGGCTGTCCGACGAGTAG
- a CDS encoding riboflavin synthase has translation MFTGLVQDLGEVTRIDDTGDGVRLAVRSHLASELSEGDSVAVNGVCLTAVGMCGGELFGADVMRETLRRSSLGDLAAGGHVNLELPLRATDRLGGHVVQGHVDGVGAVRATREDGFARIVEIEADPSLLRYVVEKGSIAVDGVSLTVSAVGDTFFAISLIPETIERTTLGAAEPGRPVNLEVDVLAKYVEKLIR, from the coding sequence GTGTTCACCGGGCTGGTCCAGGACCTCGGCGAGGTCACGCGCATCGACGACACGGGCGACGGCGTGCGCCTCGCGGTGCGCTCGCACCTGGCGTCCGAGCTGTCGGAGGGCGACTCGGTCGCGGTCAACGGCGTCTGCCTGACCGCGGTCGGCATGTGCGGCGGCGAGCTGTTCGGCGCCGACGTCATGCGCGAGACGCTGCGGCGCTCGTCGCTCGGCGACCTCGCCGCGGGCGGCCACGTGAACCTCGAGCTGCCGTTGCGCGCTACCGACCGCCTCGGCGGGCACGTCGTCCAGGGCCACGTCGACGGCGTCGGCGCCGTGCGCGCCACCCGCGAGGACGGCTTCGCGCGCATCGTGGAGATCGAGGCCGACCCGTCCCTGCTGCGCTATGTCGTCGAGAAGGGCTCCATCGCCGTCGACGGCGTCTCGCTGACCGTCAGCGCGGTGGGCGACACGTTCTTCGCGATATCGCTCATTCCCGAGACCATCGAGCGCACGACGCTCGGGGCCGCCGAACCGGGCCGGCCTGTCAACCTGGAGGTCGACGTGCTGGCCAAATACGTGGAGAAGCTGATTCGATGA
- the ribD gene encoding bifunctional diaminohydroxyphosphoribosylaminopyrimidine deaminase/5-amino-6-(5-phosphoribosylamino)uracil reductase RibD: MTLTSDTDLAHLEHAIELAEARPGRATPNPNVGAVVVRDGAVVGAGTHERFGGPHAEVVALLDAGADARGGTLYVSLEPCAHEGKTPPCTDAIVAAGISRVVVAADDPSEKASGRGLGILRDEGIDVAMADGVLATRARLVNQAFRKHARTGRPWVLFKSAMTLDGKVATPNGDSKWISGEASRRLAHQWRASVDAVAVGVGTALADDPQLTARIEGVTRQPRRIAFDSLARLPLDSQLVAAAHEVPLTVVVSRAADRRDIHALEAAGADVIVASGEHEPARVRSALVQLGDQGITSILLEGGPHLSGAFFDAGEIDEVRLFLAPMLVGGRAARDPLEGQGVERIADATRALTMTCRSVDQDLLVSARLKEW, translated from the coding sequence ATGACCCTCACCTCGGATACGGACCTGGCGCACCTCGAGCACGCCATCGAGCTCGCGGAGGCGCGGCCGGGCCGGGCCACGCCGAACCCGAACGTGGGTGCGGTCGTCGTGCGCGACGGGGCCGTGGTGGGCGCGGGCACCCATGAGCGCTTCGGCGGCCCGCACGCCGAGGTGGTGGCCCTCCTGGACGCCGGCGCGGACGCTCGCGGGGGCACGCTGTACGTCTCGCTGGAGCCGTGCGCGCACGAGGGCAAGACCCCGCCGTGCACCGACGCGATCGTCGCCGCGGGCATCTCGCGCGTCGTCGTCGCCGCCGACGACCCGAGCGAGAAGGCGTCGGGCCGCGGCCTCGGCATCCTGCGCGACGAGGGCATCGACGTCGCCATGGCGGACGGCGTGCTCGCCACCCGCGCGCGGCTCGTCAACCAGGCCTTCCGCAAGCACGCCCGCACCGGCCGCCCCTGGGTCCTCTTCAAGTCGGCGATGACCCTCGACGGGAAGGTCGCCACGCCGAACGGCGACTCCAAGTGGATCTCCGGCGAGGCGAGCCGCCGCCTGGCCCACCAGTGGCGCGCGTCGGTCGACGCCGTCGCCGTCGGCGTGGGCACGGCCCTCGCCGACGACCCGCAGCTGACGGCGCGCATCGAGGGCGTCACCCGCCAGCCCCGCCGAATCGCCTTCGACTCGCTCGCCCGGCTGCCGCTTGACAGCCAGCTCGTCGCCGCGGCGCACGAGGTGCCGCTGACCGTGGTCGTGTCGCGCGCGGCGGACCGGCGCGACATCCACGCGCTCGAGGCCGCCGGCGCCGACGTCATCGTCGCCTCGGGCGAGCACGAGCCGGCGCGGGTGCGCTCGGCGCTCGTCCAGCTCGGCGACCAGGGCATCACGTCGATCCTGCTCGAGGGCGGCCCGCATCTGTCGGGCGCGTTCTTCGACGCGGGCGAGATCGACGAGGTGCGGCTCTTCCTCGCGCCGATGCTGGTCGGGGGCCGCGCGGCGCGCGACCCGCTCGAGGGTCAGGGCGTGGAGCGCATCGCCGACGCGACGCGCGCCCTGACGATGACATGCCGGTCGGTCGATCAGGACCTCCTGGTCAGCGCGCGCCTGAAGGAGTGGTGA
- a CDS encoding ArnT family glycosyltransferase — MTVHGEPAPTAPAPAGGERRRRGNLVTWLILGGILVVALVLRLWNIDHNLPFVYNADEELHFVPKAVDMFGGSLNPGYFENPPALTYLLYVVFRVRFLGDHLREAFAGDPEPAFLTARIVVALIGTLVAGLVYWAGARFYDRRVGLVGAAVMAVAFLPLFYSKHALNDTVTMAPVAVALVGCLLVYERGRWVDWLLAGGAIGVATATKYTAGAMIVTLIAAAVLRVARDRSALRPTLVGFAVAVGALFVCFAILNPFAILHPGEARAQISGQSDQAGTAKLGQDDTLGWLYYVKTLLWGFGWLPTVAAIAGGVLAVVRDWRKGLLLVVFPVLLWLYLGEQGRHFGRWLMPIYPALCVLAGYAVVSAADAIKVRVPVVVAVLAAVLCVQGVIQAVHIDTILGREDTRTQARAWMETHVPDGAKVVVEPFIPGNWLTLDASRTFDRFAVKRPFQAYEKKLRPKLVDRYRREGYCWVVVGSHQKGRGLKAGLKNARAYYRALDRASASTTVFSPYRRGAEPVEFSYDQSFNYEPRAFARPGPVVEIHRLSGCR; from the coding sequence GTGACGGTCCACGGGGAGCCGGCCCCCACCGCCCCGGCCCCGGCCGGCGGCGAGCGGCGGCGGCGGGGCAACCTCGTCACGTGGCTGATCCTCGGCGGCATCCTCGTCGTCGCGCTGGTCCTGCGGCTGTGGAACATCGACCACAACCTGCCGTTCGTCTACAACGCCGACGAGGAGCTGCACTTCGTCCCGAAGGCCGTCGACATGTTCGGCGGCTCGCTGAACCCGGGCTACTTCGAGAACCCGCCCGCGCTGACGTACCTGCTCTACGTCGTCTTCCGGGTGCGCTTCCTCGGCGACCACCTGCGCGAGGCGTTCGCCGGCGACCCGGAGCCCGCGTTCCTGACCGCCCGCATCGTCGTCGCGCTCATCGGGACGCTCGTCGCCGGGCTGGTCTACTGGGCGGGGGCGCGGTTCTACGACCGGCGCGTCGGCCTGGTCGGCGCGGCGGTGATGGCGGTCGCGTTCCTGCCGCTGTTCTACTCCAAGCACGCGCTGAACGACACGGTGACGATGGCGCCGGTCGCGGTGGCGCTCGTCGGCTGCCTGCTGGTCTACGAGCGCGGCCGGTGGGTGGACTGGCTGCTGGCCGGCGGCGCGATCGGCGTGGCCACGGCGACGAAGTACACGGCCGGGGCGATGATCGTCACGCTGATCGCCGCGGCGGTCCTGCGCGTCGCGCGCGACCGCTCCGCGCTGCGCCCGACGCTCGTCGGGTTCGCCGTGGCGGTCGGGGCGCTCTTCGTCTGCTTCGCGATCCTCAACCCGTTCGCGATCCTGCACCCGGGCGAGGCGCGCGCGCAGATCAGCGGGCAGTCCGACCAGGCGGGCACCGCGAAGCTCGGCCAGGACGACACGCTCGGCTGGCTGTACTACGTCAAGACGCTGCTCTGGGGCTTCGGGTGGCTGCCGACCGTCGCGGCGATCGCGGGCGGCGTCCTGGCGGTCGTGCGCGACTGGCGCAAGGGCCTGCTGCTCGTCGTCTTCCCGGTCCTGCTGTGGCTGTACCTGGGCGAGCAGGGCCGCCACTTCGGGCGCTGGCTCATGCCGATCTACCCGGCGCTGTGCGTCCTCGCCGGCTACGCCGTGGTGTCCGCCGCCGACGCGATCAAGGTGCGCGTCCCGGTCGTCGTCGCGGTGCTCGCGGCGGTGCTGTGCGTGCAGGGCGTGATCCAGGCGGTCCACATCGACACGATCCTCGGGCGCGAGGACACCCGCACCCAGGCCCGCGCGTGGATGGAGACGCATGTCCCCGACGGGGCGAAGGTGGTCGTCGAGCCGTTCATCCCGGGCAACTGGCTGACCCTCGACGCGTCGAGGACCTTCGACCGCTTCGCAGTCAAGCGGCCGTTTCAGGCCTACGAGAAGAAGCTGCGGCCCAAGCTCGTCGACCGCTACCGACGTGAGGGCTACTGCTGGGTCGTCGTCGGCAGCCACCAGAAGGGGCGCGGCCTGAAGGCCGGCCTGAAGAACGCGCGCGCCTACTACCGTGCCCTGGACCGCGCGAGCGCGAGCACGACCGTGTTCTCCCCCTACCGGCGCGGCGCCGAACCGGTGGAGTTCTCCTACGACCAGTCCTTCAACTACGAGCCGCGCGCGTTCGCGCGCCCCGGCCCGGTGGTCGAGATCCACCGCCTGAGCGGATGTCGGTGA
- the rpmB gene encoding 50S ribosomal protein L28 — protein sequence MAKICHSCGKGPAFGNSRSHSMVATKRRFDPNLQKVRVMDGASPRRVYVCTRCLKAGKVTKAL from the coding sequence ATGGCAAAGATCTGTCACTCCTGCGGCAAGGGCCCCGCGTTCGGCAACAGCCGCAGCCACTCGATGGTCGCGACCAAGCGTCGCTTCGACCCGAACCTCCAGAAGGTTCGCGTCATGGACGGCGCCTCTCCGCGCCGCGTCTACGTCTGCACGCGCTGCCTGAAGGCCGGCAAGGTCACCAAGGCGCTCTAG
- a CDS encoding bifunctional 3,4-dihydroxy-2-butanone-4-phosphate synthase/GTP cyclohydrolase II has translation MMPTKHFATVEEALEDIRAGRMVVVCDDEDRENEGDLTMAAQFVTPDAINFMAKEGRGLICLTLTPDRCEDLGLDLMAAKNESAFETAFTVSIEAREGVTTGISAADRARTIQVAIDPESAPRDLVQPGHVFPLKARPGGVLERAGQTEAAVDLARLAGLNPSGVICEIMNDDGTMARVDDLVGYCARHGLKMITVAELIAYRRKHDRLVERVVATKLPTSFGDFTAIGYRSLVDDKHHVALVKGDVEGREEVLVRVHSECLTGDVFHSLRCDCGEQLESALAMIERDGEGVLLYLAQEGRGIGLLNKLRAYKLQEDGLDTVEANLQLGLPADLRDYGIGAQILTDLGLSSIRILTNNPKKILGLEGYGLSVSEQVPIEHLPNPHNEAYLRAKAERMGHMLHHQGVGLDEEMLHDERRRDRP, from the coding sequence ATGATGCCGACCAAGCACTTCGCCACCGTGGAGGAGGCGCTGGAGGACATTCGTGCCGGGCGGATGGTGGTGGTCTGTGATGACGAGGATCGTGAGAACGAGGGCGATCTGACGATGGCGGCGCAGTTCGTCACGCCGGATGCGATCAACTTCATGGCCAAGGAGGGGCGGGGGCTGATCTGTCTGACGTTGACGCCGGATCGTTGTGAGGATCTCGGGCTCGATCTGATGGCGGCGAAGAACGAGTCGGCGTTCGAGACGGCGTTCACGGTGTCGATCGAGGCGCGTGAGGGCGTGACGACGGGGATCAGCGCGGCGGATCGGGCGCGGACGATCCAGGTGGCGATCGATCCCGAGAGCGCGCCGCGCGACCTCGTGCAGCCGGGGCATGTCTTTCCGTTGAAGGCGCGTCCGGGCGGGGTGCTCGAGCGTGCGGGGCAGACGGAGGCGGCGGTCGATCTGGCGCGGCTGGCGGGCCTGAATCCGTCGGGGGTGATCTGCGAGATCATGAACGACGACGGGACGATGGCTCGGGTCGACGATCTCGTCGGCTATTGCGCTCGGCATGGGCTGAAGATGATCACGGTGGCCGAGCTGATCGCCTATCGGCGCAAGCACGACCGTCTGGTCGAGCGGGTGGTGGCCACGAAGCTGCCGACGTCGTTCGGGGACTTCACCGCGATCGGCTACCGGTCGCTGGTCGATGACAAGCACCATGTGGCGTTGGTCAAGGGCGATGTGGAGGGCAGGGAGGAGGTGCTGGTGCGGGTGCACTCGGAGTGCCTGACCGGCGACGTGTTTCACTCGCTGCGCTGTGATTGCGGCGAGCAGCTGGAGAGCGCGCTGGCGATGATCGAGCGCGATGGGGAGGGCGTGCTGCTGTATCTGGCGCAGGAGGGGCGCGGGATCGGGCTGCTCAACAAGCTGCGCGCGTACAAGCTGCAGGAGGATGGGCTCGACACGGTGGAGGCCAACCTGCAGCTGGGGCTGCCGGCCGATCTGCGCGACTACGGCATCGGCGCGCAGATCCTCACGGATCTGGGGCTGAGCTCGATCCGGATCCTGACCAACAACCCGAAGAAGATCCTCGGCCTCGAGGGCTACGGGCTGTCGGTGAGCGAGCAGGTGCCGATCGAGCACCTTCCCAACCCGCACAACGAGGCCTACCTGCGCGCCAAGGCCGAGCGCATGGGCCACATGCTCCACCACCAGGGCGTCGGCCTCGACGAGGAGATGCTCCACGACGAGCGCCGGAGGGACCGCCCGTGA
- a CDS encoding DAK2 domain-containing protein, with the protein MTESSLVRFRAVVEGALAHLESRRQEVNDLNVFPVADGDTGDNMALTLRACLAEVDQLAQEGGERTIDEIGRDEIVGRVARAALLGARGNSGVILSQLIRGAAEELISRPGELVDPVLIGAAMARAADHGYSSVREPAEGTILTVMREMASRIATELAHMPDPRLGPCASSDDQNAAIADILERAIVAGEESVRRGPELLSVLRDAGVVDAGGYGVTIIFAGIVAALRGSEGPPLEHHHAPARRHAPEEHSSSTYRYCTNFAVIGAGLERSRFAGPLEAIGDSVLIVGDEHTIKVHVHTDEPQAATAIFAGAGEVSRLDVADMHEQVEQRAGRLLSRCGALAVCAGDGMRRLFASLGAEVLDGGATLNPSTYELLAAIHAVPAEEVVVLPNSPNVIMAAERAAELAEKTVHVVASRSQQAGLSAAVALVPDRAAAENAQAMTDALVQLRIGSVAPAAREDVHGRFGVGEAVGFVEDEIIAWGEPGPTLQAVLRSLSRDAELVTCIAGDGAPLDHDGVRALASDAVELEIEDGGQPAYWWLLSAE; encoded by the coding sequence GTGACCGAGTCGAGCCTCGTCCGCTTCCGCGCTGTCGTCGAAGGCGCGCTCGCGCATCTCGAGAGCCGCCGCCAGGAGGTCAACGACCTCAACGTGTTCCCCGTCGCCGACGGCGACACGGGCGACAACATGGCGCTGACCCTGCGCGCCTGCCTGGCGGAGGTCGACCAGCTCGCCCAGGAGGGCGGCGAGCGCACGATCGACGAGATCGGCCGCGACGAGATCGTGGGCCGCGTCGCCCGGGCGGCGCTGCTCGGCGCGCGCGGCAACAGCGGCGTCATCCTCTCCCAGCTCATCCGCGGCGCCGCCGAGGAGCTCATCAGCCGCCCCGGCGAGCTTGTCGACCCGGTGCTGATCGGCGCCGCGATGGCCCGCGCGGCCGACCATGGGTACTCCTCGGTCCGCGAGCCGGCCGAGGGGACGATCCTGACGGTCATGCGCGAGATGGCGAGCCGCATCGCCACCGAGCTCGCGCACATGCCCGACCCGCGCCTCGGGCCTTGCGCGTCGTCCGACGACCAGAACGCCGCGATCGCCGACATCCTCGAGCGTGCGATCGTCGCCGGCGAGGAGTCGGTGCGCCGCGGCCCCGAGCTGCTGTCCGTGCTGCGCGACGCCGGCGTGGTCGACGCGGGCGGCTACGGCGTGACGATCATCTTCGCGGGGATCGTCGCCGCGCTGCGCGGGAGCGAGGGCCCGCCGCTCGAGCACCATCACGCGCCGGCGCGGCGCCATGCCCCCGAGGAGCACAGCTCCTCGACCTACCGGTACTGCACGAACTTCGCTGTGATCGGCGCGGGGCTCGAGCGCTCGCGCTTCGCCGGGCCGCTCGAGGCGATCGGCGACTCGGTCCTCATCGTCGGCGACGAGCACACGATCAAGGTCCATGTCCACACCGACGAACCGCAGGCCGCGACCGCGATCTTCGCGGGCGCCGGCGAGGTGTCGCGGCTCGACGTCGCCGACATGCACGAGCAGGTCGAGCAGCGCGCCGGGCGGCTGCTGTCGCGGTGCGGGGCTCTGGCGGTCTGCGCCGGCGACGGGATGCGGCGCCTGTTCGCGTCGTTGGGCGCCGAGGTGCTCGACGGCGGCGCGACGCTCAACCCGTCGACCTACGAGCTGCTCGCCGCCATCCATGCGGTGCCCGCCGAGGAGGTCGTGGTCCTGCCGAACTCGCCCAACGTCATCATGGCCGCCGAGCGCGCCGCCGAGCTCGCGGAGAAGACGGTCCACGTCGTGGCGTCGCGCTCGCAGCAGGCGGGCCTGAGCGCCGCGGTGGCCCTGGTGCCGGATCGCGCGGCGGCGGAGAACGCGCAGGCGATGACCGACGCGCTCGTGCAGCTGCGCATCGGCTCGGTCGCCCCGGCCGCGCGCGAGGACGTGCACGGCCGGTTCGGCGTCGGCGAGGCCGTGGGGTTCGTCGAGGACGAGATCATCGCCTGGGGCGAGCCCGGGCCGACCCTGCAGGCCGTCCTGCGCTCGCTCTCGCGCGACGCCGAGCTCGTCACCTGCATCGCCGGCGACGGCGCCCCGCTCGACCACGACGGCGTGCGGGCGCTCGCGTCCGATGCGGTGGAGCTCGAGATCGAGGACGGCGGCCAGCCGGCGTACTGGTGGCTTCTGTCGGCGGAGTAG
- the ribH gene encoding 6,7-dimethyl-8-ribityllumazine synthase translates to MALCVARFYEDLADRLEAGARARFAEAGVTDVDRYDVPGAFELPLAARFAAESGRYDGVACLGAVIRGETDHYEWVCQEAARGIQDVQLRSGIPCAFGVLTVDNREQALARAGGDKRDSGRHAAEAVLALAGLRRQLQVP, encoded by the coding sequence ATGGCGCTGTGCGTGGCGCGGTTCTACGAGGACCTCGCCGACCGCCTCGAGGCGGGCGCGCGCGCCCGGTTCGCCGAGGCGGGGGTCACGGACGTCGACCGCTACGACGTTCCCGGCGCGTTCGAGCTTCCGCTCGCCGCGCGCTTCGCGGCCGAGAGCGGCCGCTACGACGGCGTCGCGTGCCTCGGGGCGGTGATCCGCGGCGAGACCGACCACTACGAGTGGGTCTGCCAGGAGGCGGCGCGCGGCATCCAGGACGTGCAGCTGCGCAGCGGCATCCCGTGCGCGTTCGGCGTGCTCACCGTCGACAACCGCGAGCAGGCGCTCGCCCGTGCGGGCGGCGACAAGCGCGACAGCGGGCGCCACGCCGCCGAGGCGGTCCTCGCGCTGGCTGGCTTAAGGCGCCAACTGCAGGTACCCTGA
- a CDS encoding serine/threonine-protein kinase, whose product MPATSPPVRLPDRYRTVRRIASGGMATVFAAEDTLLGRVVAVKVLGAHFASDEAAIERFSREARAAARVSDHPHVATIYDIGEMDDGTPFIVMEHFAGGTVADRLKAATPISRRQALAWLDAAASALDHAHRHGIVHRDVKPGNLLLDEHGRLAVGDFGIARMASDAAGLTQTGTVLGTAAYLSPEQALGEDATAASDRYSLAVVAFELLTGRRPFGGEHIAAQARAHVETPPPAASEVDDTLPMAVDRALWRGLEKDPDRRWRSCCDMVEALEDGVIGTEAERTAPTRAVPPRAVPPRAVPSREAADDEGPGRRRFGWGVLVALASVLLLAGAAIAALALNGGGGNGDRSAGGAAQTTATARSEASRSDAGKSAAKARKKAKRRQKAQQAAAPPAASAPETQTSPPETQQATTQEQAPPEQAPPSGSSSELQAQGHNQIAQGDYAGAIASLQQAVQDCPVSQTDPCAYALYDLGHALRLAGRPSEAVDVLQVRLQNPDQQGTVQAELAAAQQAAGEAGGAGPAGRGKGHANGRD is encoded by the coding sequence ATGCCTGCGACGTCGCCGCCCGTCCGACTCCCTGACCGTTACCGCACCGTTCGCCGGATCGCCTCCGGCGGCATGGCGACCGTCTTCGCGGCCGAGGACACGCTGCTCGGCCGCGTCGTCGCGGTCAAGGTGCTGGGCGCGCACTTCGCCTCCGACGAGGCCGCGATCGAGCGCTTCAGCCGCGAGGCGCGTGCCGCCGCGCGCGTGTCGGACCACCCGCACGTCGCCACGATCTACGACATCGGCGAGATGGACGACGGGACGCCGTTCATCGTGATGGAGCACTTCGCCGGCGGCACGGTGGCCGACCGGCTGAAGGCCGCCACGCCGATCAGCCGCCGCCAGGCGCTCGCCTGGCTCGACGCCGCCGCCTCGGCGCTCGACCACGCGCACCGCCACGGGATCGTCCACCGCGACGTCAAGCCCGGCAACCTCCTGCTCGACGAGCACGGACGCCTCGCGGTCGGTGACTTCGGCATCGCCCGGATGGCCAGCGACGCCGCCGGCCTGACGCAGACCGGCACCGTGCTCGGCACGGCCGCGTACCTGTCGCCCGAGCAGGCGCTCGGCGAGGACGCGACCGCGGCCAGCGACCGCTACTCGCTCGCCGTCGTCGCGTTCGAGCTGCTCACCGGGCGCCGGCCGTTCGGCGGCGAGCACATCGCGGCGCAGGCGCGCGCACACGTCGAGACGCCGCCGCCCGCGGCCAGCGAGGTCGACGACACGCTGCCGATGGCCGTCGACCGGGCGTTGTGGCGCGGGCTGGAGAAGGATCCGGACCGCCGGTGGCGCAGCTGCTGCGACATGGTCGAGGCGCTCGAGGACGGCGTCATCGGCACGGAGGCCGAGCGCACGGCCCCGACGCGCGCGGTCCCGCCGCGCGCCGTCCCGCCGCGCGCGGTCCCGAGCCGAGAGGCGGCCGACGACGAAGGCCCCGGCCGCCGGCGCTTCGGCTGGGGCGTCCTCGTCGCGCTCGCCTCGGTCCTCCTGCTCGCCGGCGCCGCGATCGCCGCGCTCGCGCTCAACGGCGGCGGCGGCAACGGCGATCGCTCCGCCGGCGGCGCCGCCCAGACGACGGCAACGGCGCGCAGCGAGGCGTCGCGCAGCGACGCGGGCAAGAGCGCCGCCAAGGCCAGGAAGAAGGCGAAGCGCAGGCAGAAGGCCCAGCAGGCGGCGGCGCCGCCCGCGGCCTCCGCCCCCGAGACGCAGACCTCGCCGCCCGAGACGCAGCAGGCGACGACCCAGGAGCAGGCGCCGCCCGAGCAGGCCCCGCCGTCCGGCTCCTCCTCCGAGCTCCAGGCCCAGGGCCACAACCAGATCGCCCAGGGCGACTACGCCGGTGCGATCGCGAGCCTCCAGCAGGCCGTGCAGGACTGCCCGGTGTCGCAGACCGACCCGTGCGCCTACGCCCTCTACGACCTCGGTCACGCGCTCCGGCTCGCCGGGCGCCCGTCGGAGGCCGTCGACGTGCTCCAGGTGCGCCTGCAGAATCCCGACCAGCAGGGAACGGTCCAGGCCGAGCTCGCCGCCGCCCAGCAGGCGGCCGGCGAGGCGGGCGGAGCCGGGCCGGCGGGCCGGGGCAAGGGCCACGCCAACGGGCGCGACTGA